A region of Moorena producens PAL-8-15-08-1 DNA encodes the following proteins:
- the tnpA gene encoding IS200/IS605 family transposase: MGFRNIGTVLQSKQMHLICVIKYRKKILTSASIEAIEKSFKEVAKKINFEVREFNGESDHVHVLIEQSSRYANEYPPKISISQIVNNLKGLSSRRYGQKGYPKPNGKAALWSPSYFAASVGGASIEVLKEYINNQQIPS, encoded by the coding sequence ATGGGGTTTCGGAATATTGGCACAGTATTACAAAGCAAGCAGATGCACTTAATATGCGTAATTAAATACCGCAAAAAAATACTGACATCGGCAAGCATTGAGGCTATTGAAAAATCATTCAAAGAAGTAGCAAAAAAAATTAATTTTGAAGTTAGGGAATTTAACGGAGAATCTGATCATGTACACGTGTTGATTGAGCAAAGCTCACGCTACGCGAACGAATACCCTCCTAAGATTTCAATTTCTCAAATAGTTAACAACCTAAAAGGTTTATCCAGTCGTAGGTACGGACAAAAAGGATATCCTAAACCCAATGGCAAAGCTGCACTGTGGAGTCCTAGCTACTTTGCCGCTTCTGTTGGGGGAGCTTCAATAGAAGTCCTCAAAGAATATATTAATAATCAGCAGATACCGTCCTAG
- a CDS encoding RNA-guided endonuclease InsQ/TnpB family protein, with protein sequence MKARYQYCFYPTNQQKSNLARLFGCVRIVWNDALAICKQSEKTPKSGELQKLVITQAKKTEERKWLSEVSVVPLQQSVADLGTAYKNFFDSCKGKRKGRKVRPPRFKKRTNKQSARLTRRGFSIQGDGVYLAKIGIVKPIWSRALPSDPSSVTIIKDCANNYFLSFVVDIEPVQVEAKNPSIGIDLGIKTFAVMSDGREVHSPDYSKLDRKLRKAQKKFAKQPKGSNRREVTRLRIAKINNEIANKRKDFLHKLSTKTVVENQAIVLEDLNVSGMIKNRKLARAISQQGWAEFRTLCEAKSDKYGRDFRVISRWEPTSQVCSDCGFKWGKLDLSVRSVLCLNCGTEQDRDINAAKNIEKVGMGHRHDRKWARRDGKTVETVGHATRTTAQPDDLSRITALQGR encoded by the coding sequence GTGAAAGCCAGGTACCAGTATTGTTTTTATCCAACCAACCAACAGAAGAGCAACCTCGCTAGGTTGTTCGGATGTGTTCGTATTGTGTGGAACGATGCTCTGGCTATTTGTAAACAGTCCGAGAAAACTCCTAAATCAGGGGAGTTGCAGAAGTTGGTGATTACTCAGGCAAAGAAAACCGAAGAAAGAAAATGGTTGTCTGAGGTTTCTGTTGTACCCTTGCAGCAGTCCGTTGCTGACCTGGGAACTGCTTATAAAAACTTTTTTGATTCTTGTAAGGGGAAGCGAAAAGGTCGTAAAGTTAGACCTCCAAGGTTTAAAAAAAGAACGAATAAACAATCAGCTAGATTAACTCGCAGAGGTTTTTCTATCCAGGGTGACGGTGTGTACTTGGCGAAGATTGGAATAGTTAAGCCTATATGGTCTAGAGCGTTGCCATCAGATCCAAGTTCGGTCACCATTATCAAGGATTGTGCGAATAATTATTTTTTGAGTTTTGTTGTGGATATTGAGCCTGTTCAGGTTGAAGCCAAGAATCCCAGTATTGGAATCGATCTAGGTATCAAGACATTTGCTGTAATGAGCGACGGGAGAGAAGTCCATAGCCCTGACTACTCAAAGCTTGATCGCAAATTAAGAAAAGCTCAAAAGAAGTTTGCTAAACAGCCCAAGGGGTCAAATCGCAGAGAAGTAACTCGGTTAAGAATAGCTAAGATAAACAACGAAATAGCTAACAAAAGAAAAGATTTCCTGCACAAGCTATCAACCAAGACTGTTGTCGAGAACCAAGCAATAGTCCTGGAAGACCTAAACGTATCAGGGATGATCAAGAATCGAAAGTTAGCTAGAGCTATAAGCCAGCAGGGATGGGCTGAATTTAGAACTCTTTGCGAGGCTAAATCAGACAAATATGGAAGGGACTTCAGGGTCATCAGTCGCTGGGAACCCACTAGCCAAGTTTGTTCTGATTGTGGGTTCAAATGGGGAAAACTCGACTTGTCTGTGCGTTCGGTACTTTGTTTGAACTGCGGTACAGAACAAGACAGAGATATTAACGCTGCAAAAAACATAGAAAAGGTCGGCATGGGGCATCGGCACGACCGTAAATGGGCAAGGAGGGATGGTAAGACTGTTGAGACCGTAGGTCACGCTACGCGAACGACAGCACAACCCGATGATCTGTCAAGAATCACCGCTCTTCAAGGGCGGTGA
- a CDS encoding alpha/beta hydrolase family protein: protein MERQEFFESKGARIYGTLTLPEGVENPSACLFIGGSFPQTREGNLDNSKTDWFPTPLPERNLFRDEARILEQIGIATFRYDKRGCGQSEGNFNTTRLFDLVDDARMALEWMRSIPEIDSSRIGVLGQIDILTALEER from the coding sequence ATGGAAAGACAAGAATTCTTTGAATCCAAGGGTGCAAGGATTTATGGAACACTTACCCTACCAGAAGGAGTGGAAAACCCCTCCGCTTGCCTATTTATTGGAGGGTCTTTTCCTCAGACAAGAGAAGGAAATCTAGATAATTCAAAAACCGATTGGTTCCCTACACCATTACCAGAGAGAAACCTGTTCCGTGATGAAGCTAGAATTCTAGAGCAAATCGGGATAGCGACATTTAGATACGATAAGCGAGGATGTGGTCAAAGCGAAGGAAATTTTAATACTACTCGACTATTTGACTTGGTAGATGATGCTCGGATGGCATTGGAATGGATGCGGAGTATTCCTGAGATTGACAGCAGTAGAATCGGAGTTCTTGGTCAAATTGACATACTCACCGCCCTTGAAGAGCGGTGA
- a CDS encoding heme-binding protein, which translates to MKLSKFLLPVGLLAIVLLGWRVFSAASAPLPEGFPAPTPAGKIEIKHYPAYRAATVPYSGELSEAANRAFGSLYRHISSNDISMTAPVETRYPISTLETSQGGSFAQVGVAYVSFVYHRRNITPEQIEGNIQVEDIPPMTVVSLGMKGSYSYVSYQQSIEQLKEWLAQHSEYTVAGTPRRFFYDSPFVPEPLKRSEVQVPIRPVND; encoded by the coding sequence ATGAAGCTATCCAAATTTCTGTTGCCTGTAGGCTTACTGGCAATTGTCTTACTGGGATGGAGAGTGTTCAGTGCTGCCTCTGCTCCCCTACCGGAAGGGTTTCCAGCTCCTACCCCAGCTGGCAAAATCGAAATCAAACACTACCCTGCCTATCGCGCGGCCACAGTACCCTACTCTGGGGAACTGTCTGAGGCAGCTAATCGTGCTTTTGGCTCCCTGTACCGCCATATTAGCTCTAACGATATTTCTATGACTGCTCCGGTAGAAACTCGTTATCCGATCAGTACCCTCGAAACTAGCCAGGGAGGTTCCTTTGCTCAGGTTGGTGTTGCCTATGTATCATTTGTATACCACCGCCGTAATATCACTCCTGAGCAGATTGAAGGGAATATTCAGGTAGAAGACATACCACCGATGACAGTAGTCAGCCTTGGGATGAAAGGTAGTTATAGTTATGTCAGCTACCAACAAAGTATTGAACAGTTAAAGGAATGGTTAGCCCAACACTCGGAGTATACCGTTGCTGGTACACCCCGTCGCTTTTTCTATGATTCTCCCTTTGTCCCGGAACCCCTAAAGCGCAGTGAAGTTCAAGTTCCGATTCGACCGGTAAATGACTAA
- a CDS encoding EVE domain-containing protein — MNYWLMKSEPQVYSITDLEKEGKTIWDGVRNYQARNFLREMKEGDLAFFYHSNTKPPGIVGLMEIIKSEVVDPTQFDQTSRYYDPKSSVESPRWHTVLVQFVEVFPHFIELSTLKQEFSDQELWVTRRGNRLSVMPVSQAVAHKIIGITKATNPSQR; from the coding sequence ATGAATTACTGGTTGATGAAGTCGGAACCACAAGTCTATAGCATCACTGATCTGGAAAAAGAAGGGAAAACAATTTGGGATGGGGTTCGTAATTACCAAGCTCGAAACTTTCTGCGTGAAATGAAGGAGGGAGACTTGGCTTTTTTTTACCATTCTAATACAAAACCCCCTGGAATTGTGGGCTTAATGGAAATTATTAAAAGTGAAGTAGTTGACCCGACTCAATTTGACCAAACTAGCCGTTACTATGATCCAAAATCAAGTGTTGAATCTCCTCGCTGGCATACTGTGCTAGTGCAATTTGTCGAGGTTTTTCCCCATTTTATAGAGCTTTCAACCCTTAAACAGGAGTTTAGCGACCAAGAGCTATGGGTTACTAGACGTGGAAATCGCCTCTCGGTCATGCCAGTTTCTCAGGCAGTAGCTCATAAAATTATAGGTATCACTAAAGCTACAAACCCAAGTCAAAGGTAA
- a CDS encoding YdcF family protein → MSKLSRAVKWRRRLRVWGLLTLALFLCGWLLMNTLRLNAAASAPVDTFFVLGGSIRREIHVAELAKQYPDKRILISHGSPDPCIWLIFQREMASSEQVWLEKCANSTFGNFFFSIPIFRRWGVRKVKLITSGTHLSRAQWMGQILLGAHGIWVDTDLVPEKGIPGNLESPLKTGLDIARSLVWALLSQVIQPRCSDLIQLTDVDMKAWRESGFKCERQGGISSGATRGEFNC, encoded by the coding sequence ATGAGCAAGTTGTCACGAGCAGTAAAATGGCGACGACGTCTACGAGTTTGGGGGTTATTAACTCTAGCACTGTTCTTGTGTGGCTGGCTGCTAATGAACACTCTGAGATTGAACGCAGCCGCATCAGCACCCGTGGATACGTTCTTTGTCCTAGGGGGGAGTATTCGTCGAGAAATCCATGTTGCTGAATTAGCCAAACAGTACCCAGACAAGCGAATTCTGATTTCTCATGGATCCCCAGACCCCTGCATTTGGCTAATTTTTCAGCGGGAGATGGCATCTTCAGAACAGGTTTGGTTAGAAAAGTGTGCCAATTCTACCTTTGGTAACTTTTTCTTTAGTATCCCAATTTTCCGGCGGTGGGGTGTTCGTAAAGTTAAGTTAATAACCTCTGGCACCCATCTATCACGGGCTCAGTGGATGGGGCAAATTCTTCTGGGAGCTCATGGGATTTGGGTAGACACAGATTTGGTGCCAGAGAAAGGTATTCCTGGTAATTTAGAATCCCCTCTCAAAACTGGGCTAGACATTGCTCGAAGCTTGGTTTGGGCGCTGCTGTCTCAAGTCATTCAACCCCGATGCTCTGATCTAATCCAGCTCACGGATGTAGACATGAAGGCTTGGCGTGAGTCGGGTTTCAAGTGTGAGCGTCAGGGCGGAATTTCCTCAGGTGCGACCCGTGGCGAATTTAATTGTTAA